gaaagttcgtaccctctcttacaaagttcataccctctcttagaaagttcgtaccctctcttagaaagttcgtaccctctcttagaaagttcgtacacactcttaaaaagtttgtaccctctcttagaaagttcgtaccctctcttagaaagttcgtaccctcccttagaaagttcgtaccctcccttaaaaagttcgtacccacccttagaaagtttgtacccacCCTTAGAAAGTCCGTACCCTCtattagaaagttcgtactctctattagaaagttcgtacctgGTCTTAggaagttcgtacccactcttaggaagttcgtaccctttcttaggaagttcgtaccctctcttagaaagtttgtaccctctcttagaaagttcgtacccactcttagaaagtctgtaccatctcttagaaagttcgtaccttctcttagaaagttcgtaccctgtcttagaaagttagtaccctctcttagaaagttcgtacccactcttagaaatttcataccctctcttagaaagttcataccctctcttagaaagttcgtactcttTCTTAAAAAGTTCATacccggtcttagaaagttcgtaccctgtcttagaaagttcgtaccctgtcttagaaagttcgtaacctgtcttagaaagttcgtaccatctcttagaaagttcgtacccactcttagaaagttcgtactctctcttagaaagttcgtatcctctcttagaaagttttaCATTTCGTTTTTTATGATGGTTTGTGCAGGTGAGACTGAATGAACTAATTCTCATGGAGTCGAAATGTGCgaagaaagttcgtaccatgtcttagaaagttcgtatcctCCCTTAGgaagttcgtaccctcccttagGAAGTTCGTACCCTCACTTAgcaagttcgtacccactcttaggaagttcgtaccatctcttagaaagttcgtaccctatcttagaaagttcgtaccatctcttagaaagttcgtacctggtcttagaaagttcgtaccatttcttagaaagttcatacccgatcttagaaagttcatacccggtcttagaaagttcgtaccctctcttagaaagttcgtaccctatcttagaaagttcgtaacctctcttagaaagttcgtaacctctcttagaaagttcgtaacctctcttagaaagttcgtaacctctcttagaaagttcgtaccctctcttagaaattTCGTACCCTCTTTTAGAAATTTtgtacactctcttagaaagtttgtaccatctcttagaaagttcgtacccactcttagaaagtttgtacccgatcttagaaagttcgtaccctgtcttaaaaagttcgtaccctctctcagaaagttcgtacccactcttagaaagttcgtaccctctcttagaaagttcatacacagtcttagaaagttcgtaccctatcttagaaagttcgtaccctgtcttagaaagttcgtgacctgtcttagaaagttcgtaccctctcttagaaagttcgtacccactcttagaaagttcataccctctcttagaaatttcgtaccctctcttagaaagttcatgccctctcttagaaagttttaCATTTCGTTTTTTATGATGGTTTGTGCAGGTGAGACTGAATGAACTAATTCTCATGAAGTCGAAATATGCGAAGAAAGTTCATACactatcttagaaagttcgtaccctctcttagaaagtgtGTACCCTCTCTTAGgaagttcgtaccctcccttagAAAGTTTGAACCCacccttagaaagttcgtaccctctcttagaaagtccatacccactcttagaaagttcgtacccactcttagaaagtccgtaccatctcttagcaagttcgtaccatctcttagcaagttcgtacccggtcttagaaagttcgtacactgtcttagaaagttcgtacccactcttaggaagttcgtaccatgtcttataaagttcgtaccatctcttagaaagttcataccctctcttagaaagttcgtacccactcttagaaagtttgtaccctctcttagaaagtttgtaccttctcttacaaagttcgtaccctctcttacaaaatatatataacaattttataacaaattactaaatgctttcaatttgattaaaaataactcagaaaaaaattaaaaaatctagatattataaatcattacatatttaaatgtcatttagcatgacatttctacctacgatagttatatgtaaatggaaaaaaaataaatcaaatgttaccttttaacacttgtaatcacttgacatccttcaagacatataaagcttcatcttcaaatttaatctatgaacaaaaaaaaaattatataaaaatattaataacaatttgataacaaaattttataataaattcataaaaaattctaaaatcgttatttaacatcacatttcttcctacaacaattatatttggataaaaaaatatcaaatattacctttgacacttgtaatcacttgaaatctttcatcttcttcatataatacaaattttaaattttctctctcaaaaagttttgaacttgatcttgaaatttgatacatcaaaatacatcttacatattttgtaatttggtagttgaaattatttaattttcatattaaattactatccttttttttatatatgaataatgagagtataagagtagtagataagattttccttttttagatagagttaggcaatgcattaaataacaaattatatttgatatttaataataaattataacaaaattgtaatatttagatatatatgaaatgcatgtaattatttctcaccaacaagtcatctttaccggtttgataagtttttataaattttttaatgatatgtactttacacatgtcatatttttattgaggTCAAATGTGGGTAGGTACCCCCAAAATGAAGAGTGGGTACCATAGAACAACccaaaaaataatagagaaaCATGAGGGTTGACCACCTTGGGAAtgaggagagaaaaaataaaaataataataataaagaaataaaggagGTGGGGGTATGGGTAGAGATATGGGGGTAAGTGAAGGTAAGTGGAGGAGAGAggaaagagaatatatatatatatatatatatatatatatatatatatatatatatatatatatatatatatatatatatataatataatataatataatataatataatataatataatataataataaaaataaaattgagacaaattttggaatttataCCTTTGTTTTGAACAAATGCTAAATATTTAAGATATTATAAGTGATTAATATAACCAAAGATCAAACTATGCTCAACATTTTGAACACATagagaaaattatgttttggggttttctaaatcaaataattggcaaaataatataaagatgtGATATTTCGCCTTCAaaccctctttttctttttttctttctttctcctattttttatttattttattattattattttttaaatcaaataattggCAATATAAAGAGGCGATAGCTCACCTTCAaaccctcttttcctttttttcttttttttctcctattttttatttattttattattattattcactttattatttataattttaaaattaagatattcaaataaatattatttatttaataataagtaattatttatgagaatatatcaaataataatactaatcttaaataataatgataaataaataatattaaaaatactaatatttacAACACCAATAATATGATTGTGAcctaaaaagttaaaaataataataataataataataataataataataataataataataaagaaaaaaataaggaaaaagataaataaaaaaaatagtatttttattattttacttattatagACTTTCAactgatttatttatttctaaattgaaACCTACAATTATTTGCTACTTATTGACCATACTTCTCAATATTTATCCTTGCCAATTGGCAACCACATATAGACTTTCTGATATATGAACAAATCCTCATGTTAATTATACTGCTTTCCACACCTTACTATGGGGGCTGGCAACTTAATTTTTAGggaaaaagaaccaaaaataaaaaataaaaaaatggaccCACAGGTTTGATAACAAAATCACACCAAGGGAAGCCGAGAGATTGCCGTTTAAATTAAATGAGAAGTATATGGGCCAACCATTAAaacaaaactattatttaaaaaaataaataaaataacataaggttatgtttagttccgaaaaatgtgagagaaagaaaattagaaggaaaaatggaaggaaagaaaaaggtaaggaaagtaatataaattttttcgcTTGTTTAGTTATCCATGAaaaattcaagggaaaaaaaaaattattttgttttgtttggttaactatgaaaaaaaaagtcaagaaaaaatgaaaggaaaataaattcaataatttgtCTCAAATGGTtatcaatttataaaataataaaataaattttatattcttattttctaaaaatcagaGGAAGAACCCAATTTTCCAATCTTCCCAGAGATGGATTCTAGATGGACCAAATCGAAGATCCTTCACAATTGAAGGCTCTCGAATAAAGCAAAACACCAAGCCCagtataaaaacaattaaagcaGCTGGAATTGACAACATAATCCGCAATCTCCGTGGCACACGGCGGCAAGAGCGATTCACataatcattttcttcttcatgaacACACAAGAGGATAGCTTCATCGTCAAAATCACCAGAACCAGTGACCAAGACCAAGAACAGAATAGAGAAAAAGGCAAGTGTGATTCCGTAGAGGCTGAGCTAATTTCTAGGCGGACCAAATTTTCCGGAGGAAAAGTCCTGGTTGTAACGGATGTATTTGATGGTAGAGAAGGCGAAGCCGAGGCCTTGGGAGAGCTGGACGCTGCGTATGACGGGGAAGGGGATGAAGCAGTAGAGGAGGGACATGAGGCTGGTGGCGCTGAAGATGAAGAGGGTGGCGGCAGCGATTTGGGGGAGGGAGAGGAGGGGGTCGGATATGGCGACGACAGCGATGGACTTCATGGGCTGGACAGGCATTGGGATGCTGAAGAGAAAGTCAGTGGAGATGTTGTAAAGAGTCGTGAAGATGAGGGTTGTGGAGAGGTCCAGGTGGTTAACCAGTGGGAGAGTTAGGACGATGGGTATGTAGGTGCCCAAGTCGCCCACAAAGCCCTCGAGCTCTTCGAAGAGAGTGGTTTTGAGACAGAGGGAGTTGAACCACCGTCGGCTGGGGCGGAGGAgaggggtggtggtggtggtggaaggTGTGTCGTCGGCCATGAAAGCAGTGCAGTCAAAGTGTAGCAAAGAACTGAGTTTGTGAATTCAGTTTTgcggtgagagagagagagacgggGGCTGGGGGCTGGGGGCTGTGCGCCATAACAACCGATGAAGAGCCcgataatttttttccttaactttttccttctcttttttcttttattttcgtcattattttttaaggaaaatagtagggaaaatattatgatattttccatcatattttcctttatattttttttccatcatatttttcatgtaatccaaactaaagaaaataatttttcacatgattttttttcctttccttagtatttttcaagaaccaaacatagtctaaataAAGAAACCCGCAAGCAGCTGGTCCCATCAGCTGGTTTACCAGTCCGACTGGTGGGTTCTCAAAACAATTCAAAACGTGAACCAAATCAAGCCCACATTCTAATTGGCCCAATTCCATTTCAGAAACACTTCTATTTGGGTATATTGCAATTGTGAAGAATGCTACTTGGAAAGGAAAAGCAAGGTTCatgtcaataataataaaattgacaTCTCCTAATCCAGACAACTGAGACGAGGGTAATTGTGCTTATTACTGCACTAATTTGAACAGTTCTGACAACCCAATTTGAGCTTCGTGCTTAAGGAAGAAAACAATGATTAATGAAAGTTTCCTCTTGCCCCCTTCTTCCATTTTCGCCTCAACTTACTTGACAAATTCTCGTGGCATCATAATCTAATATATTGCAGGTCTTTTGAGGAtaattagaataattttttgtctaaaataattaatttaaaacacttgtatttcatgatttttcaaattttcaataattttttagattatttatatattttattgtttatttttaaaaaaaaataaaacaccatGAATACAATAGcaataataaggaaaaataaataatcccaagaaaaaaaatagaggtaataaaaaaaaaaccaggaaGATAAAAACCAGGAAGATAAATAAGATCTTCTGGTGAGACTGAAAGTAAAAGTTGATGTCTTAATTCCAAGGTAAAATGTTAATGTTACAAACAATTTAAAGATGAATTCTCCTACATCATAACCGATGTGAACAGGATAATCAAAACATGGCATGGTTTGAAGCACAAAAGCCTATTCGTTCGTTTACTTACCTTGAAGCCGCCTAGTAAATGCTTGCAAGGATAGAATAACCTCCTTTATCCTCTTCTGGGCGTCTTCATCGATCAAGTTGCCTTCACCATCGAACTTTGCTGGAGGTTGGAATGCGTTCAAGAAGAACTCGGGCTTATTGATGAAATGGAGATCAAGATAAACACCGATCTGGCGGAGATGATATTGCGATCGTCCCCCCCCAAAACCCCCTCCTGTGCTAATGATTGCAGCAGGCTTGTCAGCCCATACATTTGGTGGTCTAGAGGCCCAATCAATTGCATTCTTCAGAGGAGCTGATATAATATAATGCAGAATACGAAAATTAGTCTGCGATTATAAGCACAAGATACAAGTTGTATTTCGATGAAGCACATACATGAATTCTAGCGACATTCATTACCCTGAAAAATATAAGTTACATAATGAACTAAGTTCTGTTTAAGAATGTAAACAGGTTGACGTCAGGGAAGCTAAGCTCCTTGTTCTAATCCttgattataaatttattccCTATTTTAGGTCTTATATTATTAGGTAGGGATACAGAGCACCTGTTAGAGGAATGACCCTATTTACAATCcagagtttttaaaatttttcctgCTCTCGATTCAAATACCAActattattctctttttttttttttttaatcatccctaattcttataaaatatgtaCTGTAGAAAACTATTAGcaaatcatttaaaaagaaCATATCGTCGGACTTGAAATTGATAGAAAAGCACAATAGAGATGATACAGTTAAAACTTCAAAATTCTTATGGGCTTTTTATGATAGACTTAAGCTTTTCTTGAGCTCACGTGCGGTACTTAGACATCTCAAACCATTTGATGTTGCTAAGTTAGTCTTTCCCATGCACGTAACTTGCTAGGCTAAACAGGAAGTTAAGATGAGAACTGAAGACAACACTTAAAGAAGGAAAGGAAGTTTTACACTACTAGAAGCTCTTCAATTGTTTgatgccttggccaaatgaggcatCCTCATATTTATAGGCAACCAAGCAACCCTCTCCACTCTACCCTATAATTCTCTAGAATTCTTTATACAAGTCTTATGCATAAGCTCTATACAAGATGACTCTCAGACCACTCTAAAATGCCCCACATCTTCATTTGTCTTCCACTTTAGTGTACAAATGTGTGAACATTTCTACACTCATCTAAAACCATCTACATTCCTCCACTAATATAAATGATTCGAAGAGGCTTTAGAAGCTTCCTACTCTCCTCTATAAACTTAAGAAGGGAGGGTTATTTGAGAAGATTATGACATTTTGCTCCAAAATGATTTATTCAACAATGAAAGACATACATGTGGTCTTGtgacaaaaattagttttcaagtTGCTATAGTTTTTTGAGCTTCACTAAAGCAGAAGATAGATATTAAATCTTGGATGTAAATTGTGATGTGATATATAGAGGAACTAGGCAGTGATCCCAAGACACTGACACAACCAAGTAAAGTAAGATTCTTCATTAATTCAATAAGATAATTTACAGAAAAATACTCGCTCCATTTGATGCCTTTGACATGCTGATCATTAGGTTTAAGTTActataaaaattcaaactttatcACCCCTATTATTTATACCAATGCTCCAGATAACTTACAACCATGCCAAGATGGAACTCCTGTATAATCCTGAAATTCCTTAGACCAATGACCAATCAATGGTGAATGCATTGTTAATATGCAAACCAAGCGTGCAAAGATTTTTGAGTTCTCCAATATTGTattcaaaatattcaattttaccTGAGTGCATATATTTGTGCTCTCCCACGTATATTTTCTTGGTATTCGTAGCatcaactttcttttctttttcatttttcaattatgctgttgaaaaaacaatgaaaatatacCATGTGAATTCGTTTATAAtcgttttcaaaaataaaattttattttcaatttaatacgAAAAATAGATATCctagaaaaaaatgttatacggctatatataaaaaaaaataaaaattaaagtaatcttgaaaaagttatatatttatatatatataaagaatggaagataattaaaaattatcccATGAGAACAAATTTTGAGAAAACTTCCGCTATCCATTTACTGAGCTAAGATCATGGAGATATGGCACCGGAAAAGCTATGGAAATTTCTTacaaagttattaaaaaaaatgtgaaaatatggAAATTTACCATTTCTCTGCAAGCCCAATCCGAGAAATCTTGACGTGCAAAGAAAGATTCTGTTGGCAGTTCCAAAAGAATAGTTTGCTAAAAACTTGTAAATTTTGCGTAGGTTATAAGGGCAAAAGAATGGTTTGCTAAAAACTTGTAAATTTTGTGTAGGTTATAAAGGGAAAGCATATTCTGTCAAATATTAAAtcacttatttttcttggaaaaatatCAGCTGACTCACAAATCATTTTATAGTtagaaatgattgtgatattaaaaaaaaaaaaaaaaaaaacatcaatttcaGTTACAAATGcatattatttctaaaatttagtattttattctataaatggttctaaaatttataatatttgattttagtattttattttataaaatatttctaaactttttaatatttacaaatttttatctttttaagtcttaaaaatattaaaaataattcttaaaattattatgaaatggCTCTTAGAACTTATTTGACAATTattctagaaaatgtttttaatatttttaatacttgaatttttttattgtttaagaattagaaatattatGAAAGTTTTCTAAAACCACTCCCAAATACACATTTAAAgtatgttgttttttctttaaagtgttatttaaaagtgtttttaaaaataattatctataaAATGTTATACTATTGGAGTTGGGTGGGTGCGCAAGTCGGGTTAACTATCGGAGAAGTCAAGCTAATCTAACCAAATAAGAGATTAAAGGAATAGTTTTTGGGAATTGGAATTGTCAAAAACCATATGAAAACCaccaaaaaaaagttaaaagagatATTGATTTCTCAATTTTAATATGGTTTCATTCAccttaagacaaaaaaaattgaatcgaCATTTTAAGAAGTTTTCCCACCgttaccaaaaaataaaaaatattataactgaATTTTCAACATCataatccaaaattttcctacatttaccaaaaaaatattataactgaatttttaaaatttttaaaaatattttataaattttattaaatatttaattttttttagaaaaacattttctagGTAAAAAAATCACCACCTAACGAGAAGTCTCGATAAAAATGACCGGCCTTAGATCTATTtggattaatttatataaaatcaaaagcTTTTTTTTGTATTCAATATTATATCCATTTAATTTGTCCTTGGGCATGTACTGGAGGAAGGGTTTGACTCATTTTTCagttttaaattgatttatatattgattattttaaaattaattttaaattattactttcataatcatttttttttttttttttttttacttgacaACGttgtaaattcaaattttcttttattatattgtcAATGTaaacattttttactttttatagaaTGGCTATATATGAAAAGCTTTTCctcataatttcaaataaaaataataatttcaaaccGACAAGTTTaatgtaaagaaaatttaatttaaaaacggTAACAATTTTCCCAACCATTTCTGAGTTACCAAACAGAGCACAAAgccagaaataaaaaataaaaagaggagCTAGCAGAAGAGGCCGTACCAGTAACAGAGTAATTGTACTCCGGCGAAGCAAAGAGAATACTGTCGGCTTCGAGAATCTTCCGGCGAAAAGCTTCCACAGCAGGCGGATACGTTCCGTCGACCTCGAGATCCGTGTTGAGCATCGGCAGCGGCGCGATGTCCACATACTCTATCTCCATACCCTTGATCGCTTCCTTGGAAATCTTGATCGCTGAGGCCAAAAACACCGAATCAAAACCCTGCTCAAAAACGTAATACACAGagtgaaaaaaagagagaaaaccaGAACGGATGAGGCCGCGATTGAAGGAAGCTTTGCGAAGGGAACCGCACAAAGCCGCGACTTTGATAACTGGCTTGACTGCTATGGCTgcctccattttctctctctaccttCTCGCCTTCGTCTTCCTCTTCTCTTGCAGTGACAACCAGAGCAGATGAATGATGCCCGTAGATTTAACCTCAacctctttctttttattaaattatgacaAGTGGATGTTTTTAATTGGCTGGGAAGGGGGACAATCTTAAAATACCTTCAGCCTGATGGACGGTGTGGATTGAATTCCAAGACACGCATCTGCGCGCCCGACGAAGAAGGAAAGAACTAATTAGTAATTTTACTTTATGCTTTCTCCCAGAAATTTGGGTGGTCCACTGGATTTtgtc
This DNA window, taken from Vitis riparia cultivar Riparia Gloire de Montpellier isolate 1030 chromosome 13, EGFV_Vit.rip_1.0, whole genome shotgun sequence, encodes the following:
- the LOC117927815 gene encoding NADPH:quinone oxidoreductase-like is translated as MEAAIAVKPVIKVAALCGSLRKASFNRGLIRSAIKISKEAIKGMEIEYVDIAPLPMLNTDLEVDGTYPPAVEAFRRKILEADSILFASPEYNYSVTAPLKNAIDWASRPPNVWADKPAAIISTGGGFGGGRSQYHLRQIGVYLDLHFINKPEFFLNAFQPPAKFDGEGNLIDEDAQKRIKEVILSLQAFTRRLQGK